A single genomic interval of Odontesthes bonariensis isolate fOdoBon6 chromosome 3, fOdoBon6.hap1, whole genome shotgun sequence harbors:
- the pth4 gene encoding parathyroid hormone 4, with translation MQMSHRSVQLFAFMLLIIFTAGQCQLNDSRRAVTEHQLMHDRGRNIQSLKRLIWLSSAIEGLHTAQARSAAFNPSKVLNLALNPAMIPAAGSPQPAQVQSILRDFFYPHLAHLSDEEP, from the exons ATGCAGATGTCCCACAGGTCTGTGCAGTTGTTTGCTTTTATGCTTCTTATCATCTTTACTGCCGGCCAGTGTCAACTCAATGATAG CCGCCGAGCTGTGACAGAACACCAGCTGATGCATGACCGTGGTCGAAACATCCAGAGTCTCAAGAGACTCATCTGGCTGTCCAGCGCAATCGAGGGTCTCCACACCGCACAGGCTCGCTCTGCTGCTTTCAACCCCTCAAAGGTCCTGAACTTGGCTCTGAATCCAGCAATGATCCCTGCTGCAGGCAGCCCCCAACCTGCACAGGTCCAGAGCATACTGAGAGACTTCTTTTATCCCCATTTGGCTCATCTGTCGGACGAAGAGCCCTAA